In one window of Archocentrus centrarchus isolate MPI-CPG fArcCen1 chromosome 11, fArcCen1, whole genome shotgun sequence DNA:
- the LOC115788148 gene encoding uncharacterized protein LOC115788148, with product MDLSNCGDNLNVTPLGIGRGRGFTAVPFSLGGLRVGNRTTDSPCGLLFDSQPPEGATASVANPPITDVSLVDQMSSIVQQIGQQLADSVMSHLNIPHTSSPAAATYACPGGAYETKDIPSSQALDLSQVQLVAQRQIKDPPIFRGEGSDSLTVDEWEEAMQSYIRKSGILPENQAEEIMMHLRGRAKDVVKFGVRNGGLDVQHNPQAIYGLLRKHFSSSHCSTVPLADRKLSQSIPDIDRKSAEDFVIIGCGGHFVTPSAMYDLTVSVYGFRVIIPVLVVPGQTDDMILGSNAIKWLISQLKVTLGAQNSPSTVGGIQSDTLPHLATLLSYSDNCDVHALPPSFGTAKLKRRVTLQPMSEHLVWAKLPAPDASVAGSTVIIEPTQSRSRPVQILVGRVVTSLWGDGWVPVKVVNPSEKPLTLRRNTKIADVSPCLSVQDLPEPVLIQSSAQYTQDSPTTLRSEAEMSQTLCDLGLQDLDLLSCEVSLEWKGKLLRIIEQYESIFSRHKMDCGEAVDFVHRIRLVDDKPFRLPYRRVPPCYYEKLRTALNEMEESGIIRKSQSEFSSPLVLVAKPNGDLRICNDFRWLNARTVKDAHPLPHQSDALAALGGNVFFSTMDLTSGFYNVRLHEDDKKYTAFSSPFGLHEYNRMPQGLTNSPATFMRMMMSIFGDENFTSLLCYLDDLMVYAPSEQVALDRLQMVFSRLAANNLKLSPKKCHFLQRSVKFLGHIICGDGVQMDPSKVEAIDNVQEADLMESDSVTPCARKIRSFLGMVLYYHHFIERCSAKAKPLFDLVAEPAALHKRGRGHKPKFKRGQVKLSPADWTDECREAFRTLKHELVHSVTLAHPDFNAPFILAVDASFDGLGAVLSQLPPEGKIARPVAFAS from the exons ATGGATCTCAGTAACTGTGGTGATAACTTAAATGTGACCCCCCTTGGTATTGGTAGGGGTAGAGGGTTCACAGCTGTTCCTTTTTCACTGGGTGGCCTTCGGGTGGGTAATAGGACAACAGATAGTCCCTGTGGGCTTTTGTTTGACTCACAGCCACCAGAGGGCGCTACTGCGTCAGTTGCAAATCCTCCAATTACTGATGTAAGTCTAGTTGACCAAATGAGTTCTATTGTACAGCAGATTGGACAACAGCTGGCTGATAGCGTTATGTCACATCTTAATATACCTCACACCTCAAGTCCTGCAGCTGCTACGTATGCATGTCCTGGTGGGGCATATGAAACAAAAGACATCCCTTCCAGTCAAGCTTTAGATCTTTCCCAGGTGCAGCTAGTAGCTCAGAGACAGATCAAAGACCCACCTATATTTCGAGGTGAGGGTTCGGACTCACTGACTGTTGATGAATGGGAGGAAGCCATGCAGAGTTACATAAGGAAGAGCGGCATTCTCCCAGAAAATCAAGCTGAGGAGATTATGATGCACCTGAGAGGCAGAGCGAAGGATGTTGTAAAATTTGGTGTAAGGAATGGTGGTCTTGATGTCCAGCATAACCCACAAGCCATCTATGGCCTCTTACGCAAacattttagctcctcccacTGCTCGACAGTGCCCC TGGCCGACAGAAAACTCTCACAGTCAATCCCTGATATTGACAGGAAATCAGCTGAGGATTTTGTCATCATAGGGTGTGGGGGCCACTTTGTCACGCCTTCTGCTATGTATGACCTCACTGTATCAGTGTATGGCTTTAGGGTGATAATTCCTGTTCTGGTTGTCCCGGGCCAGACTGATGACATGATCCTGGGCAGCAATGCTATAAAGTGGCTTATTTCACAGTTGAAAGTGACTCTTGGTGCCCAGAATAGCCCGTCCACAGTGGGTGGTATTCAGAGTGACACTTTACCCCACTTGGCAACCTTGCTGTCTTATTCAGATAACTGTGATGTACATGCACTGCCTCCCAGCTTTGGCACTGCGAAACTTAAGAGACGCGTCACCCTGCAGCCCATGTCTGAACATTTGGTGTGGGCTAAGCTGCCTGCACCTGATGCCTCAGTGGCAGGGAGTACTGTCATCATTGAGCCCACCCAGTCTCGGTCCAGACCTGTTCAGATTCTGGTGGGCAGAGTTGTAACTTCCTTGTGGGGGGATGGTTGGGTCCCTGTTAAAGTGGTGAATCCCTCTGAGAAGCCCCTCACTCTGAGACGAAATACAAAGATTGCTGATGTGTCCCCCTGTCTTTCTGTACAGGACTTACCTGAACCTGTCCTTATTCAATCAAGTGCACAGTACACACAAGACTCACCGACTACTCTGAGATCAGAGGCAGAAATGTCACAGACCTTGTGTGATTTGGGCCTACAGGACTTGGACCTTTTGTCTTGTGAAGTTTCCCTGGAATGGAAGGGCAAACTGCTGCGGATCATTGAACAGTATGAATCCATCTTTTCCCGGCACAAAATGGATTGTGGTGAAGCAGTAGACTTTGTCCACAGAATCCGCCTTGTAGATGACAAACCCTTCAGACTGCCATACAGACGGGTACCGCCATGCTATTATGAGAAACTTCGCACTGCCCTGAACGAGATGGAGGAGTCGGGGATAATTCGTAAGTCACAGAGCGAATTCTCATCTCCCCTTGTCTTGGTTGCTAAGCCAAATGGTGACTTGCGCATATGTAACGACTTCAGATGGCTGAATGCAAGGACAGTTAAAGATGCACACCCTTTGCCTCATCAGTCAGATGCACTTGCTGCACTTGGTGGAAATGTCTTCTTTTCCACAATGGACCTCACGTCGGGGTTCTACAATGtcagactccatgaggatgaTAAAAAGTACACTGCGTTCTCTTCCCCATTTGGCCTTCATGAGTATAACAGAATGCCCCAAGGCCTGACAAATAGTCCTGCCACTTTTATGCGAATGATGATGTCCATTTTTGGTGATGAGAACTTCACAAGCCTGTTATGCTACCTGGATGACCTTATGGTCTATGCCCCATCTGAACAGGTGGCACTTGACCGTCTACAGATGGTCTTTTCACGCCTTGCTGCCAACAACCTGAAGCTCTCGCCTAAGAAATGCCACTTCCTTCAGCGGTCTGTGAAGTTCCTGGGACACATCATATGTGGTGATGGTGTACAAATGGACCCAAGTAAAGTAGAGGCTATAGATAACGTGCAGGAAGCTGATCTGATGGAGTCTGACAGTGTGACACCTTGTGCTAGAAAAATCAGATCCTTCCTAGGAATGGTTCTCTATTACCATCACTTTATTGAACGGTGCTCTGCAAAAGCTAAACCGCTGTTTGATCTTGTGGCTGAGCCAGCTGCATTACATAAGAGGGGAAGGGGCCATAAGCCCAAATTTAAACGAGGCCAAGTGAAACTGTCTCCAGCTGACTGGACTGATGAGTGTAGAGAAGCATTCAGGACTTTGAAACATGAACTTGTGCATAGTGTCACATTAGCCCATCCAGATTTTAATGCACCATTCATCCTTGCAGTCGATGCCTCTTTTGATGGCCTTGGAGCTGTCCTTTCTCAGTTGCCTCCGGAGGGAAAAATTGCCAGACCAGTGGCTTTTGCCA GTTAG